A part of Ooceraea biroi isolate clonal line C1 chromosome 10, Obir_v5.4, whole genome shotgun sequence genomic DNA contains:
- the LOC105286421 gene encoding uncharacterized protein K02A2.6 → MIRDKLVVDVRDTQLSERMQLQDNLDYGKATEMARSYETVLRQNKEIHQSATSTVGATNLVQVKGKKYPQGKTGNTSWKCYFCGGTKQHKKDSCPARGTKCNKCSQLGHWEKMCKKGPKKEESKNVQSNAKVNAVVENAKNYFVGSVNKDCGNIQWEEIIKIGSVPVTFRLDSGADVTIIGWSTWDKCLRSQDYELVPADKKLIGPAGHLSETDGMFKARLKFTNKTVYRYIYVVREINQCLLGREECVLLKLIARCNQVVVNPFQEFQPLFSGLGLLAEPYEIKLRPEAKSYCLHQPRRVPLPLMSKLKQKLDEMLKMKVIKPVDQSTDWCSGLVIVNKRESEDIRLCVDLTFLNLAVARENHPMPVVEHTLGQMSGAQYFSKLDCNIISAGALPKTDFKNFGRLKGVTNYTNDILIWGATREEHNIRLRQVLTRLQENNVTLNRAKCVFGVQEVKFLGHIVSANGISVDPGKINAISKLKPPTNVSEVRSFIGMVQYLSKFVPKLCDLLASFYTLLKKGSEFQWQKCHDQAFSKICRQLTSAPCLAIFDPSRPIMVTTDSSSYGLGAVLRIQEASGSWRPMAYVSRTLSNTERRYAQIEKEALALTWACERFHDFIYGLRFQLETDHKPLVPLLQAKNLDELSPRLQRLRMRLMHYDFEVFHSPGKNIVAADYLSRVPLQEDLPTSDLAEEVEAHVCTVVQHCGLSDFTMAKLVVSQQNDEECKILQKLILNGWNNKQKLEADMKPYFSYYDKLSVNEGVIMFGPRVLMPKEQRKEALEALHLGHQGIIKCRNRANSSLWWPGISRDIKQKIKQCRVCAEHRPNRPEPLLPSKFPDYPWEVVAMDLFKFKDNWYLLVTDYYSRYPELYKSNGFIEVMVKTMKLSLEKTGDMHLFFMEYRLTPLECGFTPSELLMGRKIRSLLPIHPDNLTPVLIDRKVLLHRENVRIQRQKTNHDEKHYTKESIALKEGDEVWIKDVRMWGVVKAKCKEPRSFVINCAKGDYRRTRSQLVKLLPCEDKEPGDDSCSERSPSRKSPVTTEAEETVDDAQPTGNSVTQDNMGKRKEIIIEKRSAIITLYNEGYSYREIAKK, encoded by the exons ATGATCCGCGATAAGCTCGTGGTCGATGTTCGTGATACGCAGTTATCGGAAAGGATGCAGTTACAAGATAATTTAGATTATGGGAAAGCCACAGAAATGGCGCGAAGCTATGAGACGGTCCTGCGGCAGAACAAGGAGATTCATCAAAGCGCGACATCTACCGTCGGCGCAACTAACCTTGTACAAGTCAAAGGCAAGAAGTATCCGCAAGGGAAGACTGGTAACACATCTTGGAAATGTTACTTCTGTGGCGGTACTAAACAACATAAGAAGGACTCGTGCCCCGCGCGCGGAACAAAGTGCAACAAGTGCAGCCAATTAGGACATTGGGaaaaaatgtgcaagaaaggaccgaaaaaggaagagtCGAAGAACGTGCAATCGAACGCGAAAGTTAATGCGGTGGTcgaaaatgcgaaaaattattttgtcggCTCGGTAAACAAAGACTGTGGCAATATTCAGTGGGAAgaaattatcaaaatcggAAGTGTACCGGTGACGTTTAGACTTGACAGCGGAGCGGACGTGACCATTATTGGCTGGTCAACATGGGACAAATGTTTACGTTCACAAGATTATGAATTGGTGCCCGcggataaaaaattaatcggcCCGGCCGGACATTTGTCAGAAACGGACGGAATGTTTAAAGCACGGTTAAAGTTTACAAATAAAACCGTTTATCGGTATATTTACGTGGTTCGTGAAATAAATCAGTGTTTGCTCGGGCGTGAAGAATGCGTTCTTTTGAAGTTAATCGCCCGATGTAATCAGGTTGTCGTGAATCCTTTTCAAGAATTCCAGCCGTTGTTTAGTGGATTAGGGCTTTTGGCGGAACCGTATGAGATCAAGCTCAGACCGGAGGCTAAATCCTATTGTTTACATCAACCTCGTCGTGTGCCGTTGCCGTTAATGTCAAAATTGAAGCAAAAACTGGATGAAATGCTCAAGATGAAGGTGATTAAACCGGTCGATCAATCAACCGACTGGTGTAGTGGCTTGGTAATAGTTAACAAGCGTGAATCTGAAGACATTCGTTTGTGTGTCGATTTGACGTTTTTGAATTTGGCTGTGGCTCGAGAAAATCATCCGATGCCCGTGGTGGAGCACACGTTAGGACAGATGTCAGGAGCCCAGTATTTTTCCAAACTGGATTGC AATATCATCAGCGCCGGAGCATTACCAAAAAcggatttcaagaattttggAAGGCTCAAGGGCGTGACCAATTACACGAATGACATTTTGATTTGGGGAGCAACCCGGGAGGAACATAATATTCGTCTTCGGCAGGTACTTACAAGACTGCAAGAAAATAACGTCACTTTGAACAGAGCAAAGTGCGTTTTCGGTGTTCAAGAAGTTAAATTTTTAGGACATATAGTCAGTGCTAATGGCATTTCAGTTGATCCAGGTAAAATCAATGCTATTAGTAAATTAAAACCGCCTACAAATGTATCGGAAGTCAGATCATTTATTGGAATGGTGCAatatttaagtaaatttgTACCAAAACTTTGTGACTTACTCGCttctttttatacattattgaAAAAAGGTTCGGAGTTTCAATGGCAAAAGTGTCATGACCAGGCATTTTCGAAGATATGTCGACAATTAACATCAGCACCTTGTCTTGCTATTTTTGATCCATCACGTCCAATTATGGTGACAACAGATTCTTCTTCCTACGGCCTTGGTGCAGTTTTACGGATTCAAGAAGCGAGTGGTAGCTGGAGACCGATGGCATATGTGTCCAGAACTTTGAGCAATACGGAACGGCGTTATGCTCAAATTGAAAAAGAGGCTTTAGCGTTGACCTGGGCGTGTGAAAGATTTCACGACTTTATTTATGGACTTCGCTTTCAATTGGAAACTGATCATAAGCCGCTGGTTCCTTTACTTCAAGCAAAAAATTTAGATGAACTTAGTCCTCGTCTTCAACGTTTACGAATGCGATTGATGCATTATGATTTTGAAGTTTTCCATTCACCGGGAAAGAACATTGTAGCAGCTGATTATTTGAGTCGAGTTCCACTGCAAGAGGATCTTCCAACGTCGGATTTAGCAGAAGAAGTTGAAGCCCATGTATGTACAGTGGTACAACATTGTGGTTTGTCTGACTTTACTATGGCAAAACTAGTAGTCAGTCAACAAAATGATGAAGagtgtaaaatattacaaaaacttATCCTCAATGGTTGGAACAACAAGCAGAAACTGGAGGCCGATATGAAACcctatttttcatattacgaTAAATTGTCGGTGAACGAAGGAGTTATTATGTTTGGACCTAGAGTGTTGATGCCTAAGGAGCAACGAAAGGAAGCGTTGGAAGCGCTTCATCTTGGACATCAAGGTATCATTAAATGCCGGAATCGTGCCAACTCAAGCTTGTGGTGGCCGGGCATTTCTAGAGACAttaagcaaaaaataaaacagtgtCGTGTTTGTGCCGAACATAGACCGAATCGCCCGGAGCCATTGTTGCCTTCAAAATTTCCTGACTACCCATGGGAAGTTGTTGCCATggatttgtttaaatttaaagacAATTGGTATTTGTTAGTTACCGATTATTATTCTCGATATCCGGAACTTTATAAA AGTAACGGTTTTATTGAGGTTATGGTAAAGACAATGAAATTAAGTCTTGAGAAAACTGGTGatatgcatttattttttatggaaTATCGATTGACACCATTGGAATGTGGTTTTACCCCCAGCGAACTTTTGATGGGACGAAAAATACGTTCATTATTACCAATTCATCCCGATAATTTAACACCTGTTTTAATTGATCGAAAGGTATTGTTACATCGTGAAAATGTTCGAATTCAACGGCAGAAAACTAATCATGATGAAAAACATTATACGAAAGAGTCTATTGCGTTGAAAGAAGGGGACGAGGTTTGGATTAAGGATGTTAGAATGTGGGGAGTAGTGAAAGCAAAATGTAAAGAACCACGTTCCTTTGTAATTAATTGCGCTAAAGGTGATTATCGTCGTACCCGATCACAACTAGTTAAGTTGTTACCGTGCGAGGATAAGGAGCCAGGTGATGATAGTTGTTCGGAAAGGAGTCCGTCCAGGAAGTCGCCCGTGACGACGGAAGCAGAGGAAACGGTGGACGACGCGCAGCCAACAGGAAACAGCGTCACACAGG ACAACATGGGAAAACGTAAGGAAATTATCATCGAAAAACGAAGTGCTATAATCACTTTATACAACGAAGGCTATTCTTACCGCGAAATagcaaaaaaatga